The Candidatus Koribacter versatilis Ellin345 genome has a segment encoding these proteins:
- a CDS encoding anthranilate synthase component II, translating to MVFVLDNYDSFTYNLVQYLGELGAEIEVRRNDQVTVEAVEAMRPDRILVSPGPCTPGEAGISIELIRHFAGKRPVLGVCLGHQAIGEAFGGKVVRAKNLMHGKTSQVEHDGKTIFRDVRSPMTATRYHSLIVRESDLPKELEVSARTNDHDGNSVIMGLRHKKFPVEGVQFHPESVLTSDGKQLIKNFLAL from the coding sequence ATGGTTTTCGTTCTCGATAATTACGACTCATTCACCTACAACCTCGTGCAATACCTGGGCGAGTTGGGCGCGGAAATCGAGGTGCGCCGCAACGACCAAGTCACGGTGGAGGCGGTGGAAGCCATGCGGCCGGACCGGATTTTGGTGTCGCCAGGGCCGTGTACGCCGGGAGAAGCCGGGATCAGTATCGAGTTAATCCGTCATTTTGCCGGGAAACGCCCGGTTTTGGGGGTCTGCCTTGGACACCAGGCCATCGGCGAGGCGTTCGGGGGCAAGGTCGTCCGCGCGAAGAACCTGATGCATGGCAAGACCAGCCAGGTGGAACACGACGGCAAAACCATCTTCCGCGACGTGCGGTCTCCCATGACCGCCACCCGTTACCATTCGCTTATCGTGCGCGAGAGCGATCTGCCCAAGGAACTCGAGGTGAGCGCCCGGACCAATGACCACGACGGTAACTCGGTCATCATGGGGCTACGGCACAAGAAATTTCCGGTAGAAGGCGTGCAATTCCACCCGGAAAGCGTGCTGACCAGCGACGGCAAGCAACTGATTAAGAATTTCCTGGCGCTTTAA
- a CDS encoding PilZ domain-containing protein, protein MNVPRQGQELRTTRRFNLRLPVEVKYSAESVKHAKAHTRDVSSRGICFYFDSTIQPGSDIEFTLTLPPEITLTESIRVRCKGTVVRVDSPATANGKVGVAATIQHYEFVAEK, encoded by the coding sequence ATGAATGTTCCACGCCAAGGGCAGGAGCTTCGCACTACCCGCCGGTTCAATCTACGATTGCCGGTTGAGGTGAAGTACTCCGCCGAGAGCGTCAAACACGCCAAAGCTCATACTCGCGATGTCAGTTCCCGCGGTATCTGCTTTTATTTCGATTCGACCATTCAGCCCGGCTCCGACATCGAGTTCACGCTCACGTTGCCGCCGGAAATCACGCTCACCGAAAGTATCCGCGTGCGTTGCAAAGGCACCGTCGTTCGCGTCGATTCCCCAGCGACTGCGAATGGCAAAGTAGGTGTCGCGGCCACGATTCAGCACTACGAGTTCGTCGCCGAGAAGTAG
- a CDS encoding MmcQ/YjbR family DNA-binding protein gives MTPDDFRRFALSFPEAEERAHMNHPDFRVGGRIFATLGYPTADIGMVKLSPALQKSYVSGHPKMFRPVTGKWGEQGCTHVLLPTATAQPVKSALGEAWKIASDLGPTRSKAKPKSKR, from the coding sequence ATGACCCCCGACGACTTTCGCCGGTTCGCGCTCAGCTTCCCAGAAGCCGAAGAACGCGCGCATATGAACCATCCCGACTTCCGCGTCGGTGGACGCATCTTCGCCACGCTCGGCTATCCGACTGCCGACATCGGCATGGTGAAGCTCTCGCCCGCGCTGCAAAAGAGCTACGTCAGCGGACATCCGAAGATGTTTCGCCCGGTCACCGGCAAATGGGGAGAACAGGGCTGCACCCACGTTCTCCTGCCGACTGCCACGGCCCAACCTGTGAAGTCGGCGCTAGGCGAAGCGTGGAAGATCGCGTCCGATCTAGGGCCGACTCGATCGAAGGCCAAGCCTAAGTCAAAGCGCTAG
- a CDS encoding type II toxin-antitoxin system VapC family toxin has translation MRDLIVYPVTVQIAQLAGRIEGEQAARGIAISFQDLLIGATALDLGFELVMLNLRHFQLIPNLTVRQL, from the coding sequence ATGCGCGATCTCATCGTCTATCCCGTGACTGTACAGATCGCCCAGCTCGCCGGCCGCATCGAAGGTGAGCAAGCGGCCCGCGGTATCGCAATCAGCTTTCAGGATCTGCTTATCGGAGCAACCGCTCTCGATCTTGGATTCGAACTGGTCATGCTAAACCTTCGCCATTTCCAGCTCATCCCCAACCTAACCGTCCGCCAGCTCTAG
- a CDS encoding GGDEF domain-containing protein, whose translation MLPDDATDSIPPERFVVEVFSELDQATVQRRWREVNTILRLAMLGGMQIQLEATLNMLLDFAAEISFFEKSLVYFWEEDSEQVKLRLAGGMDRETAEPFVRGNIFNFWATRFGRPLLVTAGHNLLSDAALESLGARSALIVPLVVSNKVIGSMQLFSAEHESFTREDAQLFWMLTLVAENQLTRDYENEGLIKFAFTDFLTGLKTRGYFEQQLELEIKRAERKRTPIAMLMLDLDHFKTLNDTYGHHVGDQVLRDVSAVLMKDLREVDTAARYGGEEFVIVLPETNTTGAMQVANRIRRGVEQAKFFAGSPRQVERLTISIGIAIYDQDAQSKRELIEAADAALYQAKGQGRNQVVTHAELGVKKKEVS comes from the coding sequence ATGCTCCCTGACGACGCTACCGACTCCATTCCCCCAGAGCGGTTCGTGGTGGAAGTGTTCTCCGAACTCGACCAGGCGACGGTGCAGCGTCGCTGGCGAGAGGTGAATACGATCCTGCGCCTCGCCATGCTCGGCGGAATGCAGATCCAACTCGAAGCCACACTCAACATGCTGCTCGACTTCGCGGCCGAGATCTCATTCTTCGAAAAATCTCTCGTCTATTTCTGGGAAGAAGACAGCGAACAAGTGAAGCTGCGCCTCGCAGGAGGTATGGACCGCGAGACCGCCGAACCCTTTGTGCGCGGCAACATCTTTAATTTTTGGGCGACACGGTTTGGGCGTCCGCTGCTGGTGACGGCGGGACATAACCTGCTGTCGGATGCAGCACTGGAATCGCTGGGAGCGCGCTCAGCTTTGATCGTGCCGCTGGTGGTCAGCAATAAAGTCATCGGCTCCATGCAGTTGTTCTCCGCCGAGCACGAATCCTTCACACGTGAAGACGCGCAGCTATTTTGGATGCTGACGCTCGTCGCCGAGAACCAACTCACCCGCGACTACGAAAACGAAGGCCTGATCAAGTTTGCATTCACCGACTTCCTGACTGGGCTGAAGACCCGCGGATACTTCGAGCAGCAGTTGGAACTCGAGATCAAACGCGCGGAACGAAAGCGCACGCCGATCGCGATGCTCATGCTCGATCTCGATCACTTCAAGACCTTGAACGATACGTATGGGCATCACGTGGGCGACCAGGTATTGCGCGATGTTTCCGCAGTGTTGATGAAAGACTTGCGCGAAGTGGACACCGCCGCGCGATACGGCGGTGAAGAGTTCGTCATTGTGCTGCCGGAGACGAACACCACGGGTGCGATGCAGGTGGCGAACCGTATTCGTCGCGGCGTGGAGCAGGCAAAGTTCTTTGCAGGCTCGCCGCGGCAGGTCGAGCGACTGACCATCAGTATCGGGATTGCGATTTACGACCAGGATGCGCAATCGAAGCGTGAACTGATTGAAGCGGCGGATGCGGCGCTGTACCAGGCAAAGGGCCAGGGTCGCAATCAGGTGGTGACGCACGCGGAACTCGGTGTGAAGAAGAAGGAAGTGTCGTAG
- a CDS encoding GvpL/GvpF family gas vesicle protein, producing the protein MAWYAYCIAEQEALHNGLRARRPFAFSNIRGIQQAAVLAYPSGDFAVVVSEYTPGAQLTQQTIVEHARVVSECFRISTVLPFKFGTIFETDDALRRAVRTNRKTFLDSVAKLRGKAEMHIKVSLKDGSLQEIFNDGGLPATVGSDYLMKLRDRAARERERQTKARALSLQVNKLFSPLEEEISCKKIESGGIILDIAHLIDSKSVEKYQNRLSSASRQFKNCEVSVSGPWPPYHFLPGKLRTVNNQSN; encoded by the coding sequence ATGGCGTGGTACGCATACTGTATTGCTGAACAGGAAGCGCTTCACAATGGCCTTCGTGCTCGTCGGCCTTTCGCCTTTTCTAACATCCGTGGCATTCAACAGGCTGCTGTGCTTGCTTATCCCAGCGGCGATTTCGCCGTCGTCGTCAGCGAGTACACGCCTGGCGCGCAACTTACGCAGCAGACGATCGTGGAGCACGCTCGCGTAGTCAGCGAATGCTTCCGCATCTCGACTGTCCTGCCCTTCAAGTTCGGCACCATTTTCGAAACCGACGACGCTCTCCGCCGCGCGGTCCGTACCAATCGCAAGACCTTCCTCGACTCCGTCGCCAAGCTCCGCGGCAAAGCCGAAATGCACATCAAGGTTTCCCTCAAAGACGGCTCGCTCCAGGAGATTTTCAATGACGGAGGTCTGCCCGCAACTGTTGGCAGCGACTACCTCATGAAACTCCGCGATCGCGCCGCCCGCGAACGTGAACGCCAGACCAAAGCGCGAGCGCTCTCGCTGCAGGTCAACAAACTCTTCTCGCCACTCGAAGAAGAAATCAGCTGCAAGAAGATCGAGTCCGGCGGCATCATCCTCGACATTGCTCACCTCATTGACAGCAAGTCGGTCGAGAAGTATCAGAACCGTCTCAGTTCCGCGTCGCGCCAGTTCAAGAATTGCGAAGTGTCAGTCAGCGGCCCATGGCCGCCCTACCACTTCCTCCCCGGCAAACTGCGGACCGTCAACAACCAGAGCAACTAA
- a CDS encoding sigma-54-dependent transcriptional regulator, translating into MLPAQKTRVLIVDEDVSLARFLQSYLTRRNYDVSSATSGDEAIRMFRVCDPALVLLDAMPNLSGVETLERIKQIKPEVTVIMTSGASNPEVIFKVSKLGAEDYLVKPFDPAELDRRIAKIVDRQRVSSEVVQLRDQVRRNHDFVALFGTSPKMEEVKETIEQVADTTATVLIRGESGTGKEVVARMIYAQSSRREKPFVKVNCAAIPNELLESELFGYEPGAFTGANRQKLGKFDQAHGGTIFLDEISEMHPALQAKLLHVLQDGEFARLGGKRDIAVDVRVLAATNKPLERAVGEGLFREDLFYRLNVVTVHIPPLRERQAEIAVFLDYFLHKYSEFYGKNPPPFSEYAIQRMIEYTWPGNIRELENLVKRYVIVGNEAQIIRELSTHKPVISSISGASPLWGLPKEVPPPVNDAASRVTAMPPKPANGEETMSLLEIGRRAAQAAEREAIERVLNQTRWNRRQAAKILKISYKALLNKLKVIEEQISAERKTSAS; encoded by the coding sequence ATGCTGCCAGCCCAAAAAACGCGGGTTCTTATCGTGGACGAGGACGTTAGCCTCGCCCGCTTCCTGCAGTCTTATCTCACCCGCCGCAATTACGACGTCAGCTCCGCCACTTCCGGCGACGAAGCTATCCGCATGTTCCGTGTCTGCGATCCGGCCCTCGTGCTGCTCGACGCCATGCCGAATCTCAGCGGCGTCGAAACTCTGGAGCGCATAAAGCAGATCAAGCCTGAGGTCACCGTCATCATGACCTCCGGCGCCTCGAATCCCGAAGTCATCTTCAAGGTCTCGAAGCTGGGCGCCGAAGACTACCTGGTCAAACCTTTCGACCCCGCCGAGCTCGACCGCCGCATCGCCAAGATCGTCGATCGCCAGCGCGTCTCCAGCGAAGTCGTCCAGCTTCGCGACCAGGTCCGTCGCAACCACGACTTCGTCGCCCTCTTCGGCACCAGTCCAAAGATGGAAGAAGTAAAAGAAACCATCGAGCAGGTCGCCGACACCACTGCTACTGTGCTCATCCGTGGCGAAAGCGGCACCGGCAAGGAAGTTGTCGCGCGCATGATTTACGCGCAGTCCTCGCGCCGCGAAAAGCCCTTCGTGAAGGTCAATTGCGCCGCCATTCCCAACGAGTTGCTGGAGAGCGAGCTCTTCGGCTACGAACCCGGCGCGTTTACCGGCGCCAATCGCCAGAAGCTCGGCAAGTTCGACCAGGCCCACGGGGGCACGATTTTCCTCGACGAAATCAGCGAGATGCACCCGGCTCTCCAGGCGAAACTCTTGCACGTGCTGCAGGACGGCGAGTTCGCCCGGCTCGGTGGCAAGCGCGACATCGCCGTGGATGTCCGCGTTCTCGCTGCGACCAACAAGCCGCTGGAGCGCGCCGTCGGCGAAGGTCTCTTCCGCGAAGATTTGTTTTACCGGCTGAACGTCGTCACCGTCCACATTCCGCCGCTCCGCGAGCGCCAGGCGGAGATCGCCGTCTTCCTCGACTACTTCCTGCACAAGTACAGCGAGTTCTACGGAAAGAACCCGCCGCCGTTCAGCGAATACGCGATCCAGCGCATGATCGAGTACACCTGGCCGGGCAACATCCGCGAGCTTGAAAATCTCGTCAAGCGCTACGTCATCGTCGGCAACGAAGCGCAGATCATCCGCGAGCTTTCCACCCACAAGCCGGTCATCTCTTCGATTTCCGGCGCCAGTCCACTATGGGGACTGCCGAAAGAAGTCCCGCCGCCCGTCAACGACGCAGCATCCCGGGTCACCGCGATGCCGCCGAAACCTGCTAACGGGGAAGAGACGATGTCCCTGCTGGAGATCGGTCGTCGCGCGGCGCAGGCCGCCGAGCGCGAGGCCATCGAACGCGTCCTCAACCAGACGCGCTGGAACCGCCGCCAAGCTGCGAAAATCCTGAAAATCAGCTACAAGGCGCTGCTCAACAAGCTTAAAGTCATCGAAGAGCAGATCTCCGCCGAGCGCAAGACCAGCGCATCGTAG
- a CDS encoding TraR/DksA family transcriptional regulator: MDKKKIDAIKQQLEKRRDDLRATMVKTAADGREANEDTAQDIADRATNSYTKEFLFTQSANDRNLLQMVEGALIRIGEGTYGECVSCGSEINSKRLEAVPWARYCIGCQEKIEKGELEAAR; the protein is encoded by the coding sequence ATGGACAAGAAAAAAATAGACGCGATCAAACAACAGCTCGAGAAGCGGCGCGACGACCTGCGCGCCACCATGGTCAAGACCGCTGCGGACGGCCGCGAAGCCAACGAAGATACCGCTCAGGACATCGCCGACCGCGCCACCAATTCCTATACCAAGGAATTCCTCTTCACCCAGAGCGCCAACGACCGCAACCTCCTCCAGATGGTCGAGGGAGCCCTCATTCGCATCGGTGAAGGGACCTACGGCGAGTGTGTCTCGTGCGGCAGCGAGATCAACTCCAAGCGCCTGGAAGCAGTACCGTGGGCACGCTACTGCATCGGCTGCCAGGAGAAGATCGAAAAAGGTGAACTTGAAGCTGCCCGCTAG
- a CDS encoding Kelch repeat-containing protein translates to MFAKFLRTLSVASVITGWMFWTVSLYGAANFTTTGSMLTARNQFTATLLNNGKVLIVGGAGSTHILASAELYDPASGTFSTTGSLATSRFLHTATLLANGKVLVTGGYTDNPPPGYGTAWLGTAELYDPASGTWTSTGSMAAKRYDHTATRLADGRVLVAGGWGAGIVGSAEIYNPNTGTFSATGGLITARYMHTATRLNNGTVLVAGGGCSGTCPGGGSTLSNAEIYSPTTGSFSATGSMTQGVAGHAATLMFDGRVVLAGGTWANVYNPQAGTFTATAGTMTYSHGSPSLVVLGNGTVLVAGGNTSIAVAEIYNPSTSTFSTTASMATARSLQSSVLLNNGSVLVAGGNSSSSLLSSAELYQPATYLPSPPSGATAFNNLQSAGGNPGVWTKCEGACAGSGGSSGSGSLTLGVASPSLSGASMKQVDNGASWNVLYYRHLGCATLPGGVCTGVSNFLDDLWFYIPSTTTQLQALEFDPDLYLGGYDYFASMQCDNASHTWRRWHEDHDANHGWVPSSIPCTILSSVNTWHHLQLFVTMDTTNRIYAYQTFLVDGVPIYSAAQDTYNPYFDGSGNNLNIQQQIDNNSSATSNTVYYDKYNLTVW, encoded by the coding sequence ATGTTCGCGAAATTCCTTCGGACACTATCCGTTGCATCTGTTATCACGGGTTGGATGTTTTGGACGGTGTCGCTGTATGGTGCGGCCAACTTCACAACCACCGGCAGCATGTTGACGGCTCGGAATCAGTTCACCGCGACGCTGTTGAACAATGGTAAGGTCCTCATTGTCGGCGGTGCCGGATCCACCCATATTCTTGCTAGCGCAGAACTGTATGATCCGGCAAGTGGGACATTCAGTACAACGGGTAGTCTAGCTACCAGTAGATTCCTCCACACTGCCACGTTGCTCGCAAACGGAAAAGTCCTCGTAACCGGCGGCTACACCGACAATCCGCCGCCAGGATACGGAACAGCGTGGTTGGGGACAGCCGAACTTTACGATCCGGCTTCCGGAACGTGGACATCCACTGGCAGTATGGCTGCGAAGCGTTATGATCACACGGCTACACGCCTCGCTGACGGTCGTGTGCTTGTAGCTGGAGGATGGGGAGCGGGAATCGTCGGTTCGGCGGAAATTTATAATCCCAACACGGGAACTTTCTCGGCGACCGGAGGTTTGATCACAGCGCGTTACATGCATACTGCCACGCGATTGAATAACGGGACAGTCCTTGTCGCCGGCGGGGGGTGCTCAGGGACTTGTCCGGGTGGCGGCTCCACTCTTTCCAACGCTGAAATTTACAGCCCAACCACGGGAAGCTTTAGTGCAACTGGTTCCATGACTCAGGGTGTCGCAGGACATGCCGCGACACTGATGTTCGACGGACGGGTCGTCCTCGCGGGTGGTACTTGGGCTAATGTTTACAACCCGCAGGCCGGAACATTCACCGCAACGGCGGGAACGATGACGTACTCTCACGGCTCGCCCTCGCTCGTTGTTCTGGGAAACGGAACCGTTCTCGTCGCGGGTGGAAATACCTCGATCGCGGTCGCAGAGATATACAATCCTTCCACTTCGACCTTCTCAACCACGGCGTCGATGGCTACGGCCCGTAGCCTTCAATCTTCGGTTCTGTTAAACAACGGGTCGGTTTTGGTCGCAGGAGGAAACAGCAGCTCAAGTCTCTTGTCGAGCGCTGAATTGTACCAACCGGCGACCTACCTGCCCTCACCACCTTCGGGCGCTACGGCATTTAACAATTTGCAAAGTGCCGGAGGAAATCCCGGGGTTTGGACAAAATGCGAGGGGGCGTGCGCAGGTTCGGGTGGAAGCAGCGGTTCAGGGTCACTAACCCTTGGGGTTGCTTCACCGTCACTTTCAGGTGCTTCCATGAAGCAAGTCGACAACGGAGCGAGTTGGAACGTTTTGTACTACAGGCACTTGGGTTGTGCCACATTGCCCGGCGGCGTTTGTACCGGCGTGTCCAATTTTCTGGACGACCTCTGGTTTTACATCCCGTCCACCACGACTCAATTGCAAGCTCTTGAGTTCGATCCCGATCTTTACCTCGGAGGTTACGATTACTTTGCGTCGATGCAATGTGATAACGCTTCTCACACGTGGCGCAGATGGCACGAAGATCATGATGCGAACCACGGGTGGGTCCCGAGTTCAATTCCTTGCACAATTCTGTCGTCGGTGAACACCTGGCACCACCTGCAATTGTTCGTCACGATGGATACAACAAACCGCATTTACGCCTACCAGACATTTCTCGTGGATGGTGTACCAATCTATTCAGCGGCGCAAGATACTTATAACCCCTATTTCGACGGCTCCGGCAACAATCTGAACATCCAACAGCAGATCGACAACAACTCAAGCGCCACAAGCAATACCGTCTACTACGATAAGTACAACCTCACGGTTTGGTAG
- a CDS encoding DUF4397 domain-containing protein, with the protein MKKFAPLALVLILGMLFAAACGGGSSKTTTSELRVVNAVYDSFFAGGGYDVLVDTSAFSTALAYKGASNYTSVASGSHQVEVRNTGTTADLINQTISVTGGSSYTYVIAGSGINPAGLLLTDTTTAATSGNIQFRIVNGNPNFGAMDVFFVAPGTDLFSVTANDANLGPGATGGYHTVPAGTYAIYITQQGTKAPPYLYTGSIELKSGAVTTFVITGPSSSAIGTPLDFLQLTDVAASTK; encoded by the coding sequence ATGAAGAAATTTGCGCCATTGGCGCTGGTACTCATACTGGGGATGTTGTTCGCGGCCGCGTGTGGCGGAGGCAGCAGCAAGACCACGACTTCCGAGCTGCGGGTGGTGAATGCGGTTTATGACTCGTTTTTCGCCGGCGGCGGATACGACGTGTTGGTTGACACGAGCGCGTTTTCGACTGCGCTGGCGTACAAGGGCGCGTCGAATTACACGTCAGTGGCTTCAGGAAGTCACCAGGTTGAAGTGCGTAATACAGGCACTACCGCAGATCTGATAAACCAGACAATCAGCGTGACGGGCGGCAGTTCGTATACGTACGTGATCGCGGGCTCGGGAATCAATCCCGCGGGACTTTTACTCACGGACACAACAACGGCTGCGACGAGCGGAAATATCCAGTTCCGGATTGTCAATGGAAACCCGAACTTCGGCGCAATGGACGTCTTCTTTGTCGCGCCCGGAACTGATCTGTTTAGTGTGACCGCCAATGATGCAAACCTGGGACCCGGAGCAACCGGAGGCTACCACACAGTCCCAGCCGGAACCTATGCGATCTATATCACCCAGCAGGGGACCAAGGCACCGCCATACCTGTATACGGGAAGTATTGAATTAAAGTCCGGTGCGGTGACCACCTTTGTTATCACCGGGCCGAGCAGTTCGGCGATCGGCACCCCACTTGACTTTCTCCAGTTGACCGATGTGGCGGCGTCGACCAAGTAA
- a CDS encoding response regulator receiver protein, producing the protein MTTSAILRNSTVMAKTILSISRDQLLLETRGAILRKSGHRVVSVKSVDDFADAIREEEISLVVLGHTLPGHDREDAYHVLAAEKCTAPVIELYATAAPPKSTAQFQLAVHDRSFQSDLLALVKQVLADDVN; encoded by the coding sequence GTGACGACTTCTGCTATTCTGCGCAATTCAACCGTCATGGCGAAGACCATTCTCTCGATATCACGGGACCAGCTCCTGCTGGAAACGCGCGGGGCAATTCTCCGCAAGAGCGGCCATCGCGTCGTCTCCGTGAAATCCGTTGACGACTTTGCCGACGCAATCCGTGAAGAAGAAATCTCGCTCGTGGTGCTCGGCCACACCCTGCCCGGCCACGACCGCGAAGATGCGTATCACGTTCTGGCAGCCGAGAAATGCACCGCGCCCGTGATCGAGTTGTATGCCACTGCGGCGCCGCCGAAATCCACAGCGCAATTTCAGCTCGCAGTACACGACCGCAGCTTCCAGTCGGACCTGCTCGCGCTGGTGAAGCAGGTACTCGCCGACGACGTGAACTGA
- a CDS encoding tetratricopeptide repeat protein: MRSDVRHQLKTDRFAEATTETVHWAAEHRSRLILYGSLALAVIVLAITFIAVRRSQEQQASVALANAFETYQAPVVPAGTPAQPGLQMFFSSKDRAKAANEAFGKVADKYSTQSGKTARYMQGITAGEMGDVANAEKELKDVIGSGGDLGNLARYALASVYRQNNREQDAIALYNEIGAKPSRSVGKPMADLELASLYSAKQPDKAKVILQQLAKDNKDDAIGQLAAEKLAAIK, from the coding sequence GTGCGTAGTGACGTTCGACATCAACTGAAAACCGATCGCTTTGCTGAAGCGACAACCGAAACCGTTCATTGGGCCGCAGAGCACCGGTCGCGCCTCATCCTGTATGGATCGCTGGCGCTGGCTGTCATCGTTCTCGCCATCACGTTTATTGCCGTCCGCCGTTCGCAGGAACAGCAGGCCAGCGTCGCGCTCGCCAACGCCTTCGAGACCTACCAGGCGCCGGTCGTTCCCGCGGGAACCCCCGCACAGCCGGGCTTGCAGATGTTCTTCAGTTCGAAGGACCGCGCCAAGGCCGCCAACGAAGCCTTCGGCAAGGTCGCCGACAAGTACTCGACGCAATCCGGAAAGACCGCGCGCTACATGCAGGGCATTACGGCCGGTGAAATGGGCGACGTCGCCAACGCGGAAAAAGAGTTGAAGGACGTCATCGGCAGCGGTGGCGATCTCGGCAACCTCGCGCGCTACGCGCTGGCATCCGTCTACCGCCAGAACAACCGCGAGCAGGACGCCATCGCTCTCTACAACGAGATCGGCGCCAAGCCTTCCCGCTCCGTCGGTAAACCCATGGCCGACCTCGAACTCGCCTCGCTCTACTCCGCGAAGCAGCCCGACAAAGCCAAGGTTATCCTCCAGCAGCTCGCGAAAGACAACAAGGACGACGCCATCGGACAATTGGCCGCCGAGAAGCTCGCAGCCATCAAATAA
- a CDS encoding YtxH domain-containing protein gives MKGFLIGLGIGVGLGVLFAPMSGEETRNNISQRANDLADSAREAYESNRDRVQRGVEQIRSSAGNAMNQARNAGADIAKDVAKDVQQRASNL, from the coding sequence ATGAAGGGTTTTTTGATCGGTCTCGGCATCGGCGTCGGCTTGGGCGTTCTGTTCGCTCCCATGAGCGGCGAGGAGACCCGCAACAATATCTCGCAGCGCGCCAATGACTTGGCCGATTCCGCCCGCGAGGCCTACGAGTCCAACCGCGATCGCGTCCAGCGCGGCGTGGAGCAGATCCGCAGCAGCGCGGGCAATGCCATGAACCAGGCCCGGAACGCCGGCGCCGACATCGCAAAAGATGTCGCGAAGGACGTCCAGCAGCGCGCCAGCAACCTCTAA
- a CDS encoding type IV pilin protein: protein MRAQRGFSIVELFIAVAIILVICAIAVPGLLHSRVVANESLAVASMREIDTAESAYANTYGNGFANSLTQLGPPTSSNAKVSLNAAGLLDSQLGCSHQPCLRAGYGFAIIGTTVKPIQTYRSLGMPIHPGITGGRGYCNDQTHRLFADPDGNANCNQPVR, encoded by the coding sequence GTGCGCGCGCAACGCGGCTTTTCCATCGTCGAACTCTTCATCGCTGTCGCGATCATCCTCGTGATCTGCGCCATCGCGGTCCCCGGACTCCTGCACTCGCGCGTCGTTGCCAACGAAAGCCTTGCGGTCGCTTCCATGCGCGAGATCGACACCGCCGAAAGCGCCTACGCGAATACCTACGGCAACGGCTTCGCCAATTCCCTCACCCAACTCGGCCCGCCGACTTCGTCCAATGCCAAAGTCAGCCTCAACGCCGCGGGCTTGCTCGACAGCCAACTCGGCTGCAGCCATCAGCCCTGCCTGCGGGCCGGCTACGGATTCGCCATCATCGGCACGACGGTGAAGCCGATCCAAACCTATCGTTCGCTCGGGATGCCGATCCATCCCGGCATCACCGGCGGCCGAGGTTATTGCAACGACCAGACCCATCGCCTCTTCGCCGATCCCGACGGCAACGCCAACTGCAACCAACCGGTTCGCTAA